The Dethiosulfovibrio peptidovorans DSM 11002 genome has a window encoding:
- the pseF gene encoding pseudaminic acid cytidylyltransferase codes for MITALIPARGGSKRIPGKNIRPFLGKPIMAYSIEAAVKTGLFDKVIVSTDDEKIADVARSYGAEVPFIRPERLSDDHTGTDAVVRHCLEWHEKRGDIVTHICCIYATAPFVQSEDIIKGYEKVCEEGTASSFSVTPFEYPIYRGLKLSEDCHVEMIWPEYQSSRSQDLPEAYHDAGQFYWLNVSEMSEEGPLFFSRNARPVILPSWRVQDIDTLDDWKRAEQIFRMIEEKKEE; via the coding sequence ATGATAACAGCCCTGATCCCCGCCAGAGGGGGAAGCAAGAGAATACCGGGTAAAAATATACGACCATTTTTAGGCAAACCGATAATGGCTTACTCCATAGAGGCTGCAGTGAAAACAGGTCTTTTCGACAAGGTGATAGTCTCGACGGACGACGAAAAAATAGCCGACGTAGCTCGTTCCTACGGTGCCGAAGTTCCCTTTATCCGTCCGGAAAGACTATCGGACGATCATACAGGAACCGATGCGGTTGTCCGTCATTGCCTGGAATGGCATGAAAAACGAGGAGACATCGTCACCCATATATGCTGTATATACGCCACGGCCCCGTTCGTACAGTCAGAGGATATAATAAAGGGGTATGAAAAAGTCTGTGAAGAGGGAACGGCATCCTCTTTCTCCGTAACCCCTTTCGAATATCCCATATACCGTGGATTGAAGCTCTCCGAGGACTGCCATGTGGAGATGATCTGGCCGGAATACCAATCCTCGAGATCGCAGGATCTGCCGGAGGCCTACCACGATGCGGGGCAGTTCTACTGGCTGAACGTATCGGAGATGTCCGAAGAGGGCCCCCTCTTCTTCAGCCGAAACGCTAGGCCTGTCATATTGCCGTCCTGGAGAGTTCAAGACATAGACACGTTGGACGACTGGAAAAGGGCCGAGCAGATATTCCGTATGATAGAGGAAAAAAAAGAAGAGTAA
- the pseB gene encoding UDP-N-acetylglucosamine 4,6-dehydratase (inverting), translating to MFDDRSILITGGTGSFGKAFIGRLQKEWSPKRIVVYSRDEFKQYEMQQVYNAPCMRYFIGDIRDGDRLSMAMKGIDFVVHAAALKQVPAAEYNPMECIKTNVDGAYNVIQAAIANDVDRVVALSTDKAANPINLYGATKLCSDKLFTAANNLVGEGRTRFSVVRYGNVMGSRGSVIPFFKKLVEENAPEIPITHDGMTRFWITLPQGVDFVVKAFLRMQGGELFVPKIPSARVVDIATAIAPKTHQKTVGIRPGEKLHEIMCPLDDARNVLEFEDHFVITPSLTFQSQRDFQRNELGETGKSVTEDFVYSSGENEWFLTVEEIAQMIERNCER from the coding sequence ATGTTCGACGATAGATCGATACTTATAACCGGAGGAACCGGTTCTTTCGGAAAGGCCTTTATCGGCAGATTGCAGAAGGAATGGAGCCCCAAGCGAATAGTCGTATATTCCAGAGACGAATTCAAACAGTACGAAATGCAGCAGGTTTATAATGCCCCGTGCATGAGATATTTCATAGGAGATATCCGCGACGGCGACCGTCTCTCCATGGCGATGAAAGGGATCGATTTCGTCGTTCACGCCGCCGCCTTGAAGCAGGTCCCAGCCGCCGAATACAACCCCATGGAATGCATAAAGACGAACGTGGACGGAGCATACAACGTTATACAGGCGGCCATAGCCAACGACGTGGACAGAGTGGTAGCCCTATCGACGGACAAAGCGGCCAACCCCATAAACCTCTACGGAGCGACAAAACTCTGCTCGGATAAACTCTTCACCGCCGCCAATAACCTAGTAGGAGAAGGAAGAACCCGATTTTCCGTCGTTCGTTACGGCAACGTAATGGGATCCAGAGGATCGGTAATACCTTTTTTCAAGAAGCTGGTCGAGGAAAATGCTCCCGAAATTCCGATAACCCACGACGGCATGACCCGTTTTTGGATAACTCTCCCTCAGGGAGTGGATTTCGTGGTGAAAGCCTTTCTGCGTATGCAGGGAGGGGAGCTCTTCGTGCCTAAAATTCCATCAGCCAGGGTGGTGGACATCGCCACAGCCATAGCTCCGAAAACACATCAGAAAACAGTCGGAATTAGGCCGGGTGAAAAACTCCACGAAATCATGTGTCCTCTGGACGATGCTAGAAACGTCCTCGAGTTCGAAGACCACTTCGTCATAACGCCGTCGCTTACCTTCCAGTCTCAAAGGGATTTTCAAAGAAACGAACTGGGAGAGACCGGCAAATCAGTAACTGAGGATTTCGTGTATAGCTCTGGAGAAAACGAATGGTTCCTTACGGTCGAAGAAATAGCGCAAATGATAGAGCGTAACTGCGAAAGATAG
- a CDS encoding N-acetylneuraminate synthase family protein encodes MTDSIFMAGRPVGEKHPCFIIAEVGANHNRSYDLALRHIDAAVEAGADAVKFQIYSADRLYSKKTPKHSGYDKDLHTLISEIETPREWLPKLADYCKKKNILFFATPFDHEAVDELNKVSEFFKIASFELVDLDLVRYCASKGKPMIISTGLADMEEIEDAYRACVEAGNENIVFLQCASVYPAPPHIMNLKSMETIRRAFGTLVGLSDHTPGVHISVAAVAMGAYVVEKHFTLDRSMEGPDHPFAIEPDELRELVRQIREVESAMGDGRKLGPSEEEMEFYQKARRSLHASRDIKAGETITEGMLTCKRPGLGIAPKHSDIVVGRTAKIDIERDQWLTWEMI; translated from the coding sequence ATGACGGACTCTATTTTCATGGCAGGAAGGCCTGTAGGCGAAAAACACCCCTGCTTCATAATAGCGGAGGTAGGGGCCAACCATAATAGGTCCTACGACCTGGCCTTACGACATATAGACGCCGCTGTCGAGGCTGGGGCTGATGCGGTCAAATTTCAGATATACTCGGCAGACAGACTCTACTCAAAAAAAACGCCTAAGCACTCCGGATACGACAAGGACCTCCACACCCTCATATCGGAGATAGAGACTCCCAGGGAATGGCTTCCCAAGCTTGCCGATTATTGCAAGAAAAAAAACATACTCTTTTTCGCCACTCCCTTCGATCACGAGGCGGTGGACGAACTGAACAAAGTCAGCGAATTCTTCAAAATAGCATCCTTTGAACTGGTAGATCTGGACCTAGTAAGATACTGTGCCTCCAAGGGCAAGCCGATGATAATCTCTACCGGTCTGGCCGACATGGAGGAGATAGAGGACGCCTATAGAGCCTGTGTGGAGGCCGGCAACGAGAATATAGTCTTTCTTCAGTGCGCCTCCGTCTATCCCGCTCCGCCTCATATAATGAACCTGAAAAGCATGGAGACCATACGCAGGGCTTTCGGAACCCTGGTGGGGTTATCGGACCACACGCCGGGCGTACATATATCCGTTGCCGCCGTAGCCATGGGAGCTTATGTGGTAGAGAAGCACTTCACCTTGGACAGATCCATGGAGGGACCGGACCATCCCTTCGCCATAGAGCCCGACGAACTCAGGGAATTGGTCAGGCAGATAAGGGAGGTCGAATCGGCCATGGGAGATGGCAGGAAGCTAGGTCCTTCCGAAGAGGAGATGGAGTTCTATCAAAAGGCCAGGAGAAGCCTCCATGCATCTAGGGATATAAAAGCGGGAGAGACCATAACGGAGGGTATGCTGACCTGTAAAAGGCCTGGACTTGGTATCGCTCCCAAACACTCAGATATAGTGGTGGGAAGAACCGCCAAGATCGATATAGAACGAGACCAGTGGCTCACCTGGGAGATGATTTGA
- a CDS encoding flagellin, producing MRVYHNVPALFAYNSLSATNNNLQKSINKLSTGLRINSAADDAAGLAISEKMRAQINGLDQATSNAQDGISMIQTAEGALNETHSILQRMRELSVQAANDTLTSQDRDYIQIEVDQLKEEIDRISTTTQFNKKKLLDGSASVLWSSDNLETKAFVRGSLRTVDQFGQKSAAEGNYKISITADPGQAEVQKTDIFKIKHENVIMNVTKNEADGLQSIRVDSLPAGTYNVIASAGVTAAAVSELQQYGTTAVLNLVAGTVDVAGASIYLEVASINTALNQVTFKATSNVLGSDGSLTTKNNTNLVVGSAAGTAAVQLDSLGLGSATVAIGNTTAENAAMYSIGDKIVIGYVGSAGDVSVTISGTTNPEWDGHWGGTAGTDLDDRKFSLVAADVRGKDIHFKNFYLNTANGTLYQSDTVLEFNTAFAAADATLAGFDAAYVGQVAKGDVQLRDLDKFWDANGRFMLEDAQPITVTQGDGTQTSITLNSTDTLRDVEIKLNDAIAFGLGQAKYLDGNTDRFVDFIEGETDNTSESVEGTFVIRSVVAGSDGEINFAGDEDVIKALSLNVIQESTESQYDVTVNDAHSGNTIASNVKVTGNMLYGVVHKNVDVQFDAMADTNVEWSEDAKSFRLTTDSDDTYETVIHLADNSTVFQIGANEKEDMGISIGDMGSEALGIDGLLVTDRESAARSITVIDSAIDTVSKQRANLGAYQNRLDHTINNLTIASQNLTSAESRIRDLDMAKEMMNFTKLNILSQAGTNMLAQANQLPQNVLSLLR from the coding sequence ATGCGTGTATATCATAACGTACCTGCACTCTTCGCCTACAACTCGCTGAGTGCAACCAACAACAACCTTCAGAAGTCCATCAATAAGCTGTCCACCGGTCTCAGGATCAACTCCGCTGCCGACGATGCCGCTGGTCTCGCCATCAGCGAGAAGATGCGTGCCCAGATCAACGGTCTGGATCAGGCAACCAGCAATGCCCAGGACGGCATCTCCATGATCCAGACTGCAGAGGGCGCCCTTAACGAGACCCACTCCATCCTCCAGAGGATGAGAGAGCTCTCCGTTCAGGCTGCCAACGACACCCTCACCAGCCAGGACAGGGATTACATCCAGATAGAGGTCGACCAGCTGAAGGAAGAGATAGACCGCATCTCCACCACGACCCAGTTCAACAAGAAGAAACTGCTCGACGGTTCCGCCTCTGTCCTTTGGTCTTCCGATAACCTGGAGACCAAGGCCTTCGTAAGAGGAAGCCTCCGTACCGTAGACCAGTTCGGTCAGAAGTCGGCTGCAGAGGGCAACTACAAGATCAGCATCACGGCAGACCCCGGTCAGGCCGAGGTTCAGAAGACCGACATCTTCAAGATCAAGCACGAAAACGTCATAATGAACGTAACCAAGAATGAAGCGGATGGGCTTCAATCCATAAGAGTCGATAGCCTTCCCGCCGGTACCTATAATGTTATTGCTTCAGCCGGAGTTACCGCAGCCGCTGTGTCCGAGCTTCAACAGTATGGTACAACCGCTGTTTTAAATTTGGTTGCAGGAACTGTAGATGTTGCTGGTGCTTCCATTTATCTTGAAGTTGCGTCGATAAATACGGCGCTTAATCAGGTTACATTTAAGGCAACAAGCAATGTTCTTGGTTCCGATGGTTCTCTTACGACTAAAAACAACACCAACCTTGTTGTTGGATCAGCGGCGGGGACGGCTGCAGTTCAGCTAGATAGTCTTGGCCTTGGTTCAGCTACCGTTGCGATAGGAAATACTACTGCTGAAAATGCTGCTATGTACTCCATAGGTGATAAGATCGTAATTGGATATGTTGGTTCTGCTGGAGATGTTAGCGTAACTATCTCCGGTACCACCAACCCCGAATGGGACGGACACTGGGGAGGTACCGCTGGTACTGATCTTGACGACCGTAAATTTTCCTTAGTCGCAGCAGATGTTCGGGGCAAAGATATACACTTCAAGAACTTCTACTTGAACACCGCCAACGGGACCCTGTACCAGTCGGACACGGTTCTGGAGTTCAATACGGCCTTTGCTGCCGCAGATGCAACACTTGCCGGATTCGACGCCGCCTACGTCGGTCAGGTTGCCAAGGGCGATGTTCAGCTTAGAGATCTGGACAAGTTCTGGGACGCCAACGGCCGTTTCATGTTGGAGGATGCCCAGCCTATAACCGTAACTCAGGGTGACGGAACCCAGACCAGCATAACCCTGAACTCCACCGATACCCTTAGAGATGTCGAGATAAAACTCAACGATGCCATCGCTTTCGGGCTAGGTCAGGCCAAGTACCTTGATGGCAATACCGACCGTTTCGTCGACTTCATAGAGGGCGAGACCGACAACACATCCGAGTCCGTCGAGGGTACGTTTGTAATACGTTCCGTCGTGGCCGGTTCTGACGGAGAGATCAACTTCGCCGGAGATGAGGACGTAATAAAGGCTCTCAGCCTCAACGTGATACAGGAATCAACTGAGAGTCAGTACGATGTCACCGTCAACGACGCCCATAGCGGCAACACCATCGCCTCCAACGTCAAGGTAACCGGTAACATGCTTTACGGTGTGGTACACAAGAACGTAGACGTTCAGTTCGATGCCATGGCCGATACCAACGTCGAGTGGTCCGAGGATGCAAAGTCTTTCCGCCTAACCACCGACAGCGATGATACCTACGAGACAGTCATCCACCTTGCCGATAACAGCACCGTCTTCCAGATCGGAGCAAACGAGAAGGAAGACATGGGAATCAGCATAGGAGACATGGGATCCGAGGCTCTTGGTATCGATGGGCTTCTTGTAACGGACAGAGAGTCCGCCGCTCGTTCGATCACGGTTATCGACAGTGCGATAGACACTGTATCGAAGCAGCGAGCTAACCTCGGTGCCTATCAGAACAGGTTAGATCACACCATCAACAACCTTACCATTGCCAGCCAGAACCTGACCTCCGCAGAGAGCCGCATCCGCGATCTCGATATGGCCAAGGAAATGATGAACTTCACCAAGCTCAACATCCTTTCCCAGGCTGGAACCAACATGTTGGCTCAGGCCAACCAGCTGCCGCAGAACGTCCTGTCGCTGCTCCGTTAA
- a CDS encoding motility associated factor glycosyltransferase family protein, which produces MEKLEGHQPLLVKRLRARLEELGDSPMKPIFRETPNGKWVSGITESPFFEKEPAFNFKHVKVPVYALFGIGTPPYLFKMLKALPQEALAVIVVEPSLDLILHTLSLTSAFMALPRGCRLCFLVSDDRPLMDELMDWTLVPMGIFPAANMHSEYHGGEVETVPELKNLGEFFRTEVVYRLTLLGNSPEDTLLGFRHAVLNTPRILKGISMKSLKDAFGGRPFICVAAGPSLEKNVDLIKGMENKCVIVACDTVLLPLLRRGIVPHVVTTIERPYLSYKIWCQRVLDEYPDECHNIVLLSQSVSYPMTAGRWPGPVVVIGKKGVPVDEWYVGALLHRDRLYSGLSVAHMALTLAIYSEASSVALIGQDLAYAPSGETHVGGAVGQAIESIEKSKARLTVPASMGGTVETHDLWLTFIQIFERIIAATQKKVYDCTEGGALIKGTEVISLVEYLEEHVSSKSFEPVDLSYLLKTDRRGWSEERESILARIDSARGDLEWCVRMLDEMDDLIEGATAPALPPSRRRDKGFKVAELLDKIHAANPVLSFIGQSYTYLAGTAMAETRMMDNVESVSRWERVHREIVRSHRANVAFLDQWLNYARSVVPFDTDTTADRDSAMDLLEKIDGTTDKSDLMVALSELLCRMDPVVEGDFGPEDLWSLARFLSSRGRSEEACLFMAKGASLMEDTSVPVDFAGRFLRDWAVMSASHDLCRVPNLEEAMELASNAMRYLPDDEDLKAIMEEISSRNVDQLRELSRFFSDMGETVRSLKFSVARGRNKAELAIRHDDLVGAMDVVRDMILDLQADESHENFVVAVSPFVEWLATTSARCLEASDGLIVEGSKKHLDWLAHWIPTAGLEGLIFPTVTVQALEKFGLKVWIDTAETETSQ; this is translated from the coding sequence TTGGAAAAACTGGAGGGGCATCAGCCTTTACTGGTAAAACGATTGAGGGCAAGGCTAGAGGAACTCGGAGATTCTCCTATGAAACCGATTTTCCGTGAAACACCTAACGGCAAATGGGTCTCGGGCATTACGGAATCACCTTTTTTCGAGAAGGAACCGGCGTTCAACTTCAAACACGTAAAGGTGCCGGTCTACGCTCTGTTCGGGATAGGAACGCCTCCCTATCTCTTCAAGATGCTCAAGGCCCTGCCTCAGGAGGCCCTGGCGGTAATCGTTGTCGAGCCCTCTTTAGATCTGATACTCCATACCCTCTCCCTTACCTCGGCTTTTATGGCATTGCCTCGAGGATGCCGCCTTTGTTTCCTGGTGTCCGACGACCGTCCTTTAATGGACGAGCTAATGGACTGGACCTTGGTACCCATGGGGATATTCCCGGCCGCCAACATGCACTCCGAATATCATGGGGGAGAGGTGGAGACGGTTCCTGAACTAAAAAACCTTGGTGAGTTCTTCCGTACCGAGGTGGTTTACAGACTCACCCTGCTGGGGAACTCGCCGGAGGACACCCTTCTAGGATTTCGACATGCGGTTCTCAACACCCCGAGGATTCTAAAGGGAATTTCTATGAAGTCTCTCAAGGATGCCTTCGGAGGAAGGCCATTCATCTGCGTAGCCGCCGGGCCGTCGCTGGAGAAGAACGTGGATTTGATCAAGGGCATGGAAAATAAATGCGTCATCGTCGCATGCGACACGGTGCTTCTGCCCCTTCTCAGGCGGGGTATCGTTCCCCACGTCGTAACGACTATAGAGAGGCCCTATCTCAGCTACAAAATCTGGTGTCAGAGGGTTCTGGACGAATATCCCGATGAGTGCCACAATATAGTGCTTTTGTCCCAGTCGGTCAGCTACCCTATGACGGCGGGACGATGGCCTGGCCCTGTCGTGGTGATAGGCAAAAAAGGCGTTCCCGTCGACGAATGGTATGTAGGAGCGTTGCTTCACAGGGATCGACTCTATTCGGGCCTGTCTGTTGCTCATATGGCCCTGACTCTGGCTATCTATTCGGAAGCTTCTTCTGTGGCCTTGATAGGTCAGGATCTGGCTTATGCTCCGTCCGGCGAGACCCACGTCGGAGGAGCGGTTGGTCAGGCTATAGAATCCATCGAAAAGAGTAAGGCAAGGCTAACGGTTCCCGCCTCCATGGGTGGTACGGTGGAGACCCACGACCTTTGGTTGACCTTTATCCAGATATTCGAGAGGATAATAGCCGCCACGCAGAAAAAAGTTTATGACTGCACCGAAGGAGGAGCCTTGATAAAGGGCACCGAGGTGATATCCCTGGTCGAATATCTGGAGGAACACGTATCCTCCAAGTCTTTCGAACCGGTAGACCTTTCTTACCTTTTAAAGACGGACCGACGGGGTTGGTCCGAGGAGCGGGAATCTATACTGGCTCGTATAGACTCGGCCAGAGGGGATCTCGAATGGTGCGTCCGGATGTTGGACGAAATGGACGATTTGATCGAAGGCGCAACGGCCCCTGCCTTGCCCCCCTCCAGGAGGAGGGACAAGGGGTTCAAAGTTGCGGAGTTATTGGACAAAATACATGCGGCCAATCCTGTTCTCTCCTTTATAGGTCAGAGCTACACCTACTTGGCTGGAACTGCCATGGCGGAGACCAGAATGATGGACAACGTGGAGTCGGTCTCCCGTTGGGAAAGGGTCCATCGCGAAATAGTCCGATCTCACAGGGCTAACGTCGCATTTTTGGACCAGTGGCTAAACTACGCACGGTCGGTGGTACCGTTCGACACTGATACGACCGCCGACAGGGATTCTGCGATGGATCTTCTCGAAAAAATCGACGGAACCACGGATAAATCCGACCTCATGGTGGCGCTCTCTGAGTTGCTCTGTCGCATGGATCCCGTCGTGGAGGGCGATTTCGGGCCGGAGGACCTGTGGTCACTGGCCCGTTTTTTGTCTTCCAGGGGGAGATCGGAGGAGGCATGCCTCTTCATGGCGAAAGGGGCCTCCCTGATGGAGGATACCTCCGTTCCCGTGGATTTTGCCGGTAGATTCCTCCGGGACTGGGCAGTTATGAGCGCCTCCCACGACCTGTGTAGGGTTCCCAACCTTGAGGAGGCTATGGAATTGGCATCCAACGCTATGCGTTATCTGCCGGACGACGAGGATCTTAAGGCCATAATGGAGGAGATCTCCTCCAGAAACGTCGATCAGCTCAGGGAACTCTCGCGCTTTTTCTCCGACATGGGAGAGACGGTACGATCTCTGAAGTTTAGTGTCGCCAGGGGAAGAAATAAGGCGGAGCTGGCCATTAGACATGACGATCTTGTAGGAGCTATGGATGTCGTCAGGGATATGATATTGGACCTGCAAGCCGACGAATCCCATGAAAATTTCGTAGTTGCGGTCTCTCCCTTCGTGGAATGGCTCGCCACCACCTCGGCCCGTTGTTTGGAGGCCTCTGACGGTCTCATTGTCGAAGGGTCGAAAAAGCACCTGGATTGGCTGGCCCATTGGATTCCTACGGCAGGATTAGAGGGATTGATATTTCCTACGGTTACGGTACAAGCTCTTGAAAAATTCGGTCTCAAGGTGTGGATCGATACGGCCGAAACTGAAACAAGTCAATAG
- the csrA gene encoding carbon storage regulator CsrA — protein sequence MLVLSRKVGEGMKIGEDITLRILEVKGDTVKLGFVAPKNVPIWRSELFDEIADANRQAASIELGGDINLDNILRSTKRGDAS from the coding sequence ATGTTGGTTTTATCCCGCAAAGTCGGAGAGGGAATGAAAATAGGAGAGGATATAACTCTCAGGATACTCGAGGTAAAAGGAGACACCGTTAAGTTGGGATTCGTGGCTCCTAAAAACGTCCCTATATGGAGATCAGAACTCTTCGATGAAATAGCCGATGCCAACCGTCAGGCCGCCTCGATAGAACTAGGAGGCGATATAAACCTAGATAACATTTTAAGGTCTACGAAGAGGGGTGATGCCTCGTGA
- a CDS encoding flagellar protein FlaG — MSDGSLVGRQVDVKDRAASVQRSNEFLRPRKEEIKRSLAKAEEVAQAFDRQIRFRFREEADEFQVEVLEKDGSEEKVIRKIPPDSVINFIEHVQEMFGALIDVEA; from the coding sequence GTGTCCGATGGAAGTTTAGTAGGGCGTCAGGTAGATGTAAAAGATAGGGCCGCCTCCGTACAGAGGTCGAATGAGTTTCTCCGTCCTCGGAAAGAAGAGATAAAGCGTTCTTTGGCGAAAGCTGAAGAGGTGGCCCAGGCTTTCGACAGGCAGATCCGTTTCCGTTTCAGGGAAGAGGCCGATGAATTTCAGGTCGAGGTACTTGAAAAGGACGGATCGGAGGAAAAAGTCATAAGGAAAATACCACCTGACAGCGTTATCAACTTCATAGAGCACGTACAGGAGATGTTCGGAGCTTTGATCGACGTGGAAGCGTGA